GGAGCAGATAATGGAAAGGAAAAAAGCATATTGAGCAATTTTACGAAGAATCATAGTGACTACACCATTCTATCATATACAGATGTTAGAGTTAACCGTTGGCAAGCTGCCATAATGTCTTCAATTTTCCCTAAAGAAGAAAAACGAACATAGCCTTTTCCACACGCGCCAAATCCTTTACCAGGAGTGATGGCAATATGATACTGAGTTAAGAAAAAGTCAAAAAAATCTTCATCGGGGAGGATTTTAGGGACTTCAACCCAAAGATAGGGAGCGTGTTCACCTCCGTACACAGAAAACTCAGCTTTTTGTAAAGCCTCACGCAATAGTGAACTGTTGTGGCGATAATGGGCAATAGCCTCTAAATTTGGAAATAAAGAAGCCCCAGTAATTGCGGCTTCTTGAACGGGTAAAGAAGCCCCATTAAACGTCGTATGCAGGAAACGTTTCCAATCGTCAATTATAGGAAGACCATTGCTATAGCGCAGGTCTTTGGGAACAACATTCCATCCCAAACGCACTCCTGAAAACCCTAAAGACTTAGAGAAAGAGTTAATTTCTATAGCGCAAGAACGTGCTTCAGGAATCTCAAAGATACTTTTTGGTAAGGAAGGATCAGAGATGAATGCGCTATAGGCAGCATCAAAGAGAATGATACTTCCGTGAGAGTTTGCATAGGTGATAAGTTCTTCGAGCTGCTCTTTAGTCAATACAGTTCCCGTGGGATTGTTAGGAGAGCATAAACAGAAAATATCAATCTCCTCTCCTTGAGGAATCACAGGAAAGAAATCAGTTTCTTTTCTACAGGGAAGTTTAATAACCTTTTTTGCTCCTGCAAGGAGGGCTGTATCGATATACACAGGGTAGGAAGGATCTTGAACCGCTATCGTTTTCCCCGGACCAAATAGAGATAGCAGACGGAAAATATCCATTTTTGCTCCGTCTGAGATGAAAATCTCTTCAGGAGATACTTTCCCCTGATAGAACACCTCAGAGAGTTTTTCTCTTAAAGTTGATAAGCCTAGCTCAGGACCATAGCCGCGGTAGGTTTCAGGATTCCCTAACTTCTGTACAGATTTTGTAAAGGTGTCCATGACCGCTGTGTGCAGCGGTTGGGTCGTATCTCCTATAGACAGGTCTATAATAGAGACGTCAGGGTGTGCTTCACGAAAAGCGCGGATTTTTTGACGAATGCTAGAGAAAAGATAGCTGGTTTCTAATTTTGAAAAATTATTGTTTCTTTGCATTGCGCTTTTTTCGTTGGTCGTGGTTGTTAGACATCTTAAAAAAGGTCCTGCTTTTTGCATATACCTTTCTGTTTTTTTCTAAAGCGAACGCTTTACGTTAGCTAGGATGCCCCGGATCAACCTAACCATCTTCTCTGAAGAAGGGTTAAGAATTCTTAATTTTTAATATAAATACACTATCTTTAGCATTTTAATTAGGGTTTATTTTCAAAATAAGTTTTATAATTTAATTAGTTGAAAACATAAAAGATTATTTTTAGGTTTAATTATGAATCCAATTAACCCTTACCGAAGTTTTTCTACAGGATCATCACATGTTCCTAAAGACAATAAAGAAGATCCTCTTCGCGGCGTAGGGGAAGGCTCAAAGTTTACAAGAAGGGGTGCTGTTCGGAAAAAGGGTGTGCGCGGTGCTTCGGGATATCTTGAGTCTAGGGTAGGCAAAGCAGGAGATAAAAAAGCTCAGGCAGCTGCTGCTAAGATGTCAGGATTTGGGAAGGCGATTAAGGAAACTGGGGAAAAGGCTGCTGCGGCTGTGAGGGGCGCCGTGGGTGGAGTGAAGGAAAAAATTATTAAAACAGCAAAGGATTTGAAGGGGAAATTTCAAGAAAAGGTTGACGGGAAGAAAGAGAAGTCGGCTCCTGAACAAATGAAAGCCCTTGCTAAAGAGGCAAAGGAGAAGGTGGAGAAATTGGTTTCTCTAGGGAAGAGAGGGAGTACAGGGGAGTCCTCAGAGGGCCCTGTTTTCAAAATCCCTAGACCTGAAATTAACCTAGAAGGGGCGTCTACCTTTAGCCCAGATTTAGGTGCTATAGTCGGG
The Chlamydia caviae GPIC genome window above contains:
- a CDS encoding LL-diaminopimelate aminotransferase, which gives rise to MQRNNNFSKLETSYLFSSIRQKIRAFREAHPDVSIIDLSIGDTTQPLHTAVMDTFTKSVQKLGNPETYRGYGPELGLSTLREKLSEVFYQGKVSPEEIFISDGAKMDIFRLLSLFGPGKTIAVQDPSYPVYIDTALLAGAKKVIKLPCRKETDFFPVIPQGEEIDIFCLCSPNNPTGTVLTKEQLEELITYANSHGSIILFDAAYSAFISDPSLPKSIFEIPEARSCAIEINSFSKSLGFSGVRLGWNVVPKDLRYSNGLPIIDDWKRFLHTTFNGASLPVQEAAITGASLFPNLEAIAHYRHNSSLLREALQKAEFSVYGGEHAPYLWVEVPKILPDEDFFDFFLTQYHIAITPGKGFGACGKGYVRFSSLGKIEDIMAACQRLTLTSVYDRMV